Proteins encoded within one genomic window of Bacteroidota bacterium:
- a CDS encoding pirin family protein: MHLDILHKAQQGQGEFNFGAILENKPIGFPGDGGRGKPYSNLFYWAHAWTPGGDSTIGLHPHKGFEIMSFVLRGEIEHYDTKLREWRTLRAGDAQIIRAGNGVSHSEKIKEKSSIFQIWMDPNLNVTLGQPASYDDYPTEAFPLTEREGMVVKTYKGEGSPLHMVTPGVTIEELRMIKGTQTLTIGNGEVVSAYVLDGKLELHGTTLEVDDFFTASNAEMLTLDALEDSKLFVIRSPLEPGYPTYARFAR; encoded by the coding sequence ATGCATCTCGACATCCTCCACAAAGCGCAACAGGGCCAAGGTGAATTCAACTTTGGCGCGATTCTGGAAAACAAACCGATCGGATTTCCCGGCGACGGTGGCCGCGGCAAGCCTTATTCCAATCTTTTTTATTGGGCCCATGCCTGGACGCCCGGCGGTGACAGCACCATCGGCTTGCATCCCCACAAAGGCTTCGAAATCATGTCCTTCGTTCTGCGCGGAGAAATTGAGCACTACGATACCAAGCTTCGGGAATGGCGGACCTTGCGGGCGGGCGATGCCCAAATCATTCGCGCCGGCAACGGCGTCTCGCATTCGGAGAAAATCAAGGAAAAATCCTCCATCTTCCAGATTTGGATGGATCCCAACCTCAATGTCACCCTCGGGCAGCCTGCGAGTTATGACGATTATCCCACCGAAGCCTTTCCTTTGACGGAGCGCGAAGGCATGGTGGTCAAAACCTACAAAGGCGAGGGTTCGCCCTTGCACATGGTCACGCCAGGTGTCACAATCGAGGAGTTGCGCATGATAAAAGGAACGCAAACGCTCACCATTGGCAATGGCGAGGTTGTGTCGGCTTATGTGCTGGATGGCAAGTTGGAATTGCATGGAACGACTTTGGAAGTGGATGATTTTTTCACGGCTTCGAATGCGGAAATGCTGACATTGGATGCCTTGGAAGACAGCAAGCTGTTCGTGATCCGGTCTCCACTGGAGCCTGGGTATCCGACCTACGCGCGGTTTGCCCGCTGA
- a CDS encoding Crp/Fnr family transcriptional regulator yields MGKNPLLQDFLERLPMFSENERLAMSEQIDILEAKKGTLLLADGEVASKCYFVLKGCIRQYSMVDGEEKTTAFFTEEEAAVAFTSYTQGVPCSHFWICAEDSTLIVGAQNIEMEMYEQFPHLQAMTRMMVEQDFGKRQEEFAAFIVSSPEERYLHLMNNRPSLLQRVPQHQIASYLGVTPESLSRIRKRVQSKQA; encoded by the coding sequence ATGGGCAAAAATCCGCTGCTGCAAGATTTCCTGGAAAGGCTGCCGATGTTTTCGGAAAACGAGCGGCTTGCGATGTCCGAACAAATCGATATTCTCGAGGCAAAAAAGGGGACTCTGTTGCTTGCTGACGGCGAGGTGGCCTCCAAATGCTATTTTGTCTTGAAAGGCTGCATCCGCCAATATTCCATGGTCGATGGGGAAGAAAAAACAACGGCGTTCTTCACCGAAGAAGAGGCAGCGGTCGCATTCACGAGCTATACACAGGGCGTTCCCTGCTCCCACTTTTGGATTTGTGCCGAGGATTCAACCCTGATCGTCGGTGCCCAAAACATCGAAATGGAGATGTATGAACAATTTCCCCACCTGCAAGCGATGACAAGAATGATGGTGGAGCAGGACTTCGGCAAACGGCAGGAAGAATTTGCGGCCTTCATCGTTTCATCTCCCGAGGAAAGATATTTGCACCTGATGAACAACCGCCCTTCGCTGTTGCAGCGGGTTCCGCAACATCAAATTGCGAGCTATCTCGGCGTGACGCCTGAATCCCTGAGCCGCATCCGCAAGCGGGTGCAATCCAAACAAGCATAG
- a CDS encoding class I SAM-dependent methyltransferase: MSVGKIVNRIPVLGPAAIKVKKAVFGQKKFPGSAEYWESRYATGGNSGAGSYSLLAMHKAEIINAFVAENDIQTVIEFGCGDGNQLTLGKYPNYIGLDVSPTIIRHCMHLFKGDDSKSFFVYDSRAFQDNHEVFKVDLAMSLDVLYHLIEDEVFNNYMNHLFNAASKYVLVYSSNFQKAQNHHEIDRVFTDWIAQNRPDWEFWKKIDNKYKVDPKDPINSSKADFYFFRPKR, from the coding sequence ATGTCAGTCGGAAAAATCGTCAATCGCATCCCAGTTTTAGGGCCTGCGGCCATCAAGGTAAAGAAGGCCGTGTTTGGCCAGAAAAAATTCCCGGGTTCGGCTGAATATTGGGAGTCGCGCTACGCCACCGGCGGCAATTCCGGTGCAGGATCTTATAGCTTGCTTGCGATGCACAAGGCCGAGATCATCAATGCCTTCGTCGCAGAAAACGACATCCAAACCGTTATCGAATTTGGCTGTGGCGACGGCAATCAATTGACTTTGGGCAAGTATCCCAACTACATCGGCTTGGATGTGTCGCCGACGATCATCCGGCATTGTATGCATCTGTTCAAGGGCGATGACAGCAAAAGCTTCTTCGTCTATGATTCACGTGCTTTCCAAGACAACCACGAGGTCTTCAAGGTCGATTTGGCGATGTCATTGGACGTGCTGTATCACTTGATCGAAGACGAGGTGTTCAACAACTACATGAACCACCTATTCAACGCGGCGAGCAAATACGTGCTGGTTTATTCCAGCAATTTCCAGAAAGCCCAAAACCATCACGAAATTGACCGTGTTTTCACGGACTGGATCGCCCAAAATCGTCCCGATTGGGAATTTTGGAAGAAGATCGACAACAAATACAAGGTGGATCCCAAAGACCCGATCAATTCGTCCAAGGCTGATTTCTACTTCTTTAGGCCCAAGCGCTAA
- a CDS encoding T9SS type A sorting domain-containing protein, with translation MKKIVLGIFLGLVVSSGLIGQQVRNCNTMENQARLEALDPNLASVRARIEAQTAAFVDQYDDQGQDVVYNIPVVVHVVYNTTTQNISDAQIQSQLTVLNNDFRRLNADKVNTPAAWTSIAADCEINFCLATVDPTGAATTGITRTSTAVTSFVDDDAVKSNATGGKTAWDATKYLNLWVCPLGGGLLGYAQFPGGPVSTDGVVINYTAFGTSGTATAPFNKGRTATHEVGHWLNLYHIWGDDCGQGDGTCSAGSECSGSDAVTDTPNQCEMVYGNPAVGSVRTDGCTTTSPGVMYQNYMDYTDDAAMNIFTMGQKARMVAVMTGARASLATSNGCGAGTTTYCASSGSSTADEWIQTVAVGAFTNNSGNNGGYGNYTGTNVNLTKGVATGITLTPGYTATAYPEWWKLWIDLNNDKDFADAGELLYNSGSAATGARTGSITVPTTATATVTRMRISMKYNAAQTECEAFSYGEVEDYQVTLSSSTTCGNPASLSVSGITSSGATLNWAAVTGATSYNVQYKINGGTTWTTTTSTTNSKALTGLAAATTYNWQVQAVCSGGNSAYVAGANFTTSAATCTDSYEANETSATAKTITRNTNVLAKICTATDIDWFTFTTLSTAPKVKITLTTLPADYDVYLYASNGTTLLGSSTNGSTTSEAIIYNTSTVAATYRIKVVGYNGAFNTATSYTLRAGTQAANWTRMSGPQQTVAKEGVDVLVDEMQVWPNPTSQNLFVNYLATTEGAATMTIMDLSGRILVNRSVDLIAGANTIDVNMDALADGMYIVRMQTATTSRNAKVQVMR, from the coding sequence ATGAAAAAAATTGTACTTGGGATTTTCCTGGGCTTGGTCGTCAGCAGTGGCTTGATCGGGCAGCAGGTGAGAAATTGCAATACGATGGAGAATCAAGCCCGTTTGGAGGCTTTGGATCCCAATCTTGCCAGCGTACGTGCCCGCATCGAGGCGCAAACTGCGGCATTTGTCGATCAGTATGATGATCAAGGACAAGATGTCGTCTACAATATTCCAGTGGTGGTACACGTCGTGTACAACACGACCACACAAAACATCTCGGATGCCCAGATTCAGTCCCAATTGACGGTGCTGAACAATGACTTCCGCCGTTTGAATGCCGACAAGGTAAATACGCCTGCTGCTTGGACCAGCATTGCGGCCGACTGTGAAATCAATTTTTGTCTAGCCACGGTTGATCCGACTGGCGCAGCTACGACAGGTATCACACGTACATCGACAGCTGTAACGTCCTTTGTCGACGATGATGCCGTGAAGTCAAATGCGACAGGTGGCAAAACTGCTTGGGATGCCACCAAATACTTGAATCTCTGGGTATGCCCCTTAGGCGGTGGATTGTTGGGCTACGCCCAATTCCCTGGCGGACCGGTATCAACCGACGGCGTGGTCATCAACTACACAGCCTTTGGAACGAGCGGCACAGCAACTGCGCCGTTCAACAAAGGACGTACAGCAACACACGAAGTGGGTCACTGGCTCAACCTTTACCACATTTGGGGAGATGATTGCGGCCAAGGGGATGGTACTTGCTCCGCAGGCAGTGAATGCAGCGGTTCCGATGCCGTGACCGATACCCCCAACCAATGTGAAATGGTCTATGGTAACCCTGCTGTCGGCTCGGTCCGCACGGATGGTTGCACCACCACCAGCCCAGGGGTGATGTACCAGAATTACATGGACTATACCGATGATGCTGCCATGAATATTTTTACCATGGGTCAGAAGGCAAGAATGGTCGCTGTCATGACTGGCGCTCGTGCTAGCCTTGCCACTTCCAATGGATGCGGTGCTGGTACGACGACCTATTGTGCATCTTCCGGTAGCTCAACGGCCGACGAATGGATCCAAACTGTCGCGGTCGGAGCATTCACGAACAACTCCGGAAACAACGGTGGTTACGGCAACTACACAGGCACCAACGTTAATCTGACCAAGGGTGTCGCTACCGGCATCACCCTAACCCCAGGGTATACCGCGACTGCCTATCCAGAATGGTGGAAGTTGTGGATCGACTTGAACAATGACAAGGATTTCGCCGATGCTGGTGAATTGTTGTACAATTCCGGTTCTGCCGCTACAGGTGCCCGCACGGGATCCATCACCGTGCCAACCACTGCGACAGCAACCGTCACGCGCATGCGTATTTCCATGAAGTACAATGCTGCACAAACGGAGTGCGAGGCTTTTAGCTACGGTGAAGTCGAGGACTATCAAGTCACTTTGAGCAGTTCCACCACTTGCGGCAATCCAGCATCACTCAGCGTGAGCGGCATCACCTCCTCTGGTGCAACCTTGAACTGGGCAGCAGTCACTGGCGCCACAAGCTACAACGTACAATACAAAATCAATGGGGGCACGACTTGGACCACCACGACGAGTACGACCAACAGCAAAGCTCTCACCGGTCTCGCAGCTGCAACAACTTACAACTGGCAAGTGCAGGCAGTTTGCTCCGGCGGCAACAGCGCCTACGTTGCAGGCGCCAACTTTACCACTTCGGCTGCAACTTGTACCGACAGTTACGAGGCCAATGAAACCTCCGCAACTGCCAAAACGATTACAAGAAATACGAATGTATTGGCCAAGATTTGCACGGCAACCGACATTGACTGGTTTACATTTACCACGCTCAGCACGGCACCAAAGGTGAAGATTACCTTGACGACTTTGCCTGCTGACTATGATGTGTATCTGTATGCTAGCAATGGTACAACGCTTTTGGGTTCGTCTACCAATGGTAGTACCACTTCGGAAGCCATCATCTACAATACCTCAACGGTAGCTGCAACCTACCGCATTAAGGTCGTAGGATACAACGGCGCCTTCAATACGGCGACGAGCTATACCCTTCGCGCCGGGACGCAGGCTGCCAATTGGACCCGCATGAGCGGTCCTCAGCAAACGGTCGCCAAGGAAGGTGTTGACGTGCTGGTCGACGAAATGCAAGTCTGGCCAAACCCGACGAGCCAGAATCTCTTCGTCAACTACCTTGCCACCACCGAAGGTGCCGCCACCATGACCATCATGGATCTGTCTGGACGCATCTTGGTCAACCGCAGCGTGGACCTGATCGCAGGTGCCAACACGATTGACGTCAATATGGATGCCCTCGCAGATGGCATGTACATCGTACGGATGCAAACCGCAACCACTTCGCGGAATGCCAAAGTACAGGTGATGCGCTAA
- a CDS encoding DUF4386 domain-containing protein, translating into MKTAQNPLLGSGALRKAALTSSISLLVMFVAAMVAEFAFHQGLIVQGNASLTATKIGEASGLARIGLGCFVLVLLCDLLVTWGLYVFFKPVHPRASMVSAALRLLYSLLFGAAIFRLFLGFSLVQNGGSEAANMEAMQQFQAFDGQWAFAMIIFGIHVLVLGFLVMRSGFMPKLLSVLLFIAGCAYCVDNAAKLWMPDYAQIKDGMTVVVALSGILSEVGLAVWLLLRGGKTKIATAK; encoded by the coding sequence ATGAAAACAGCTCAAAATCCACTACTTGGTTCCGGCGCGCTGCGTAAAGCGGCATTAACTTCTTCGATTTCACTCTTGGTCATGTTTGTTGCAGCCATGGTTGCCGAGTTTGCCTTTCACCAAGGGCTGATCGTGCAGGGGAATGCAAGCTTGACAGCCACAAAAATCGGGGAGGCTTCCGGCCTTGCGCGCATCGGCTTGGGTTGCTTCGTCTTGGTTTTGCTTTGCGATTTGCTGGTCACCTGGGGGCTGTATGTCTTTTTTAAGCCGGTGCATCCACGGGCCTCCATGGTCTCTGCCGCACTGCGGTTGTTGTATTCCTTGCTCTTTGGTGCTGCGATTTTCAGGCTATTCCTTGGATTTTCGCTGGTGCAAAATGGCGGTTCCGAGGCGGCAAATATGGAAGCAATGCAGCAATTCCAGGCGTTTGACGGCCAATGGGCATTTGCAATGATCATTTTTGGCATCCATGTGTTGGTTCTTGGTTTCCTCGTAATGCGATCCGGATTTATGCCCAAGCTGCTGAGTGTTCTCCTGTTCATTGCGGGTTGCGCCTACTGCGTAGACAATGCAGCCAAATTGTGGATGCCCGATTATGCGCAAATCAAGGATGGAATGACCGTGGTCGTAGCCCTTTCAGGAATTTTGAGCGAAGTGGGTTTGGCCGTTTGGCTCCTGCTGAGGGGCGGGAAAACCAAGATCGCCACCGCGAAATGA
- a CDS encoding SDR family oxidoreductase, producing MNVLLTGATGYIGQHLLRKLLGEGHHVTCCVRNPSLFRMPKGADSQIDLFKVDFVKMEEDRRITGKYDVAYYLIHSMAASTDSFDDLETKSALNFLKLTRDCGIQQVIYLSGISNEQTLSKHLRSRLHVEEVLRSGTAAVTALRAGIIVGAGSASFELIRDIVEKLPVMITPKWLDTKCQPIAIANVLQFLTGVALKPDYYGKSFDIGGSEVLSYKEMLLGFAKVRGLRRTIITVPVMTPRLSSYWLYFVTSVSYPLAVNLVNSMKIDVICKPNNLAGELNIDLIPYPEAIKMALSLYEGQGLFSSWKDALSSSFAGSGLDIFKGVPEFGCLKDRRELDITGNRTQVLENIWAIGGQRGWYYGNWLWKIRGFLDKLMGGVGLRRGRTHDTNIEAGDALDFWRVLEADFTAGRLLLFAEMKLPGEAWLEFQIVSSPQGDKLIQTATFRPKGLLGRLYWYAVVPLHFFVFRGMIRRIAAYRDSKGARSRAAPARRGPGTGRGGSAPKSAIHKSGRKRPPPPARKWPAAKAQAIH from the coding sequence ATGAATGTATTACTTACCGGCGCCACCGGCTACATCGGCCAGCACCTCTTGCGCAAATTGCTGGGAGAAGGTCATCACGTCACCTGTTGCGTTCGGAATCCATCGCTTTTCCGCATGCCCAAAGGGGCGGATTCGCAAATTGATCTCTTCAAGGTTGATTTTGTGAAAATGGAGGAGGATCGGCGCATTACCGGAAAGTACGATGTTGCCTACTATTTGATCCACTCAATGGCGGCATCCACGGATTCTTTTGATGATTTGGAGACGAAATCGGCATTGAATTTCTTGAAGCTCACAAGGGATTGCGGCATTCAGCAAGTGATCTATTTGAGCGGGATCTCCAACGAACAGACGCTTTCAAAGCATTTGCGTTCGCGGCTACATGTGGAGGAGGTGCTGCGCAGCGGCACTGCTGCGGTCACAGCGCTTCGTGCAGGCATCATTGTCGGGGCTGGAAGCGCCTCCTTTGAACTGATCCGTGACATCGTCGAGAAATTGCCCGTCATGATCACCCCCAAGTGGCTGGATACCAAATGCCAACCGATTGCAATCGCCAATGTGCTGCAATTCCTGACCGGCGTTGCCTTGAAGCCGGACTATTACGGAAAAAGCTTTGATATCGGTGGCTCCGAAGTGCTGAGCTACAAGGAGATGTTGCTGGGATTTGCCAAGGTGCGTGGCTTGCGTCGCACGATCATTACTGTGCCCGTGATGACGCCACGGCTATCTTCGTACTGGTTATATTTTGTGACCTCGGTTTCCTATCCTTTGGCGGTCAATCTGGTGAACAGCATGAAGATCGATGTGATCTGCAAGCCCAACAACCTTGCCGGGGAGCTCAATATTGACCTGATTCCCTATCCCGAAGCGATCAAAATGGCCTTGAGCCTCTACGAAGGTCAAGGCCTGTTTTCAAGCTGGAAGGATGCGCTCAGCTCGAGCTTTGCGGGGTCAGGCTTGGACATATTCAAAGGCGTACCTGAATTCGGGTGCCTGAAAGACAGGCGGGAGCTCGATATCACGGGCAACCGTACACAGGTTCTGGAGAATATCTGGGCGATCGGTGGACAACGCGGCTGGTACTACGGGAATTGGCTCTGGAAAATTCGTGGATTTTTGGACAAACTGATGGGTGGCGTGGGCCTGCGTCGCGGCCGTACGCACGACACAAATATTGAAGCAGGCGATGCCTTGGATTTCTGGAGGGTCCTGGAGGCGGACTTCACAGCCGGACGCCTGCTGCTGTTTGCGGAAATGAAGCTTCCCGGAGAGGCTTGGCTGGAGTTTCAGATCGTGTCAAGCCCGCAAGGAGATAAGCTCATCCAAACCGCAACGTTCAGACCCAAAGGTTTATTGGGAAGGCTTTATTGGTATGCCGTCGTGCCACTCCATTTTTTTGTGTTTCGCGGGATGATTCGCAGGATCGCCGCATACAGGGATTCTAAGGGGGCGCGCAGCCGGGCGGCCCCGGCGCGCCGAGGCCCCGGCACAGGGAGAGGCGGGTCAGCACCAAAATCAGCAATCCATAAATCGGGGCGGAAACGCCCGCCACCCCCCGCACGTAAATGGCCTGCTGCAAAAGCGCAAGCAATCCATTGA
- a CDS encoding type IIA DNA topoisomerase subunit B — MAAENKGGVYDESSIKSLDPLEHIRIRPGMYIGKLGDGSSPEDGIYILLKEVIDNSIDEFMMGAGKTIEVTVTQHKVRVRDYGRGIPLGKVIDCVSQINTGGKFDSESFQKSIGLNGVGTKAVNALSSSFSVQAYRDNKTKLAEFEFGKLVKDEPIVENSMRHGTLTIFTPDESIFRNYKYNQEYVENLIRNYVFLNRGLTIILNGEKYASENGLKDLLEFNTTEEERRYPVIHFADEDIEVAMTHGSQYGEQYYSFVNGQNTSQGGTHLAAFREAIVKAAREFYGKPFEASDVRASIVGAIAVRVQEPVFESQTKTKLGSVNTEPKGEGKVIRTWINDIVSKQLDNFLHKNPTIADELLKRIRQSERERKDIAGIKKLANDRAKKANLHNKKLRDCKIHFDTQHERNGETVIFITEGDSASGSITTARDPQTQAVFSLRGKPLNCHGLTKKIVYENEEFNLLQHALNIEDGIEGLRYHKIIVATDADVDGMHIRLLLLTFFLQFFPEIVRNGHLYILQTPLFRVRNKKETIYCYDENEKQAAMVKLGKNPEITRFKGLGEISPNEFGAFIGEHMRLDPVIIRKDSKITEMLDYYMGKNTPDRQDFIIDNLRVEKLTVEEVA, encoded by the coding sequence ATGGCAGCAGAAAACAAGGGCGGCGTCTACGACGAAAGTTCGATCAAATCACTTGATCCACTAGAGCACATCCGGATCAGGCCCGGTATGTACATCGGCAAGTTGGGAGACGGCTCCTCGCCCGAAGATGGTATTTACATCCTGCTCAAGGAGGTGATCGACAACTCCATCGACGAATTTATGATGGGTGCAGGCAAGACGATCGAGGTGACTGTGACGCAACACAAAGTGCGTGTGCGTGACTACGGCCGCGGCATTCCGTTGGGCAAAGTGATCGACTGCGTCTCCCAGATCAACACGGGCGGCAAATTTGACTCCGAATCTTTCCAAAAGTCGATCGGTCTCAACGGTGTCGGTACCAAAGCCGTCAATGCGCTTTCCTCCTCTTTTTCCGTTCAAGCTTACCGCGACAACAAGACCAAACTCGCTGAATTTGAATTCGGAAAGCTGGTCAAAGACGAGCCGATCGTGGAGAATTCGATGCGGCACGGTACGCTGACCATTTTCACGCCTGACGAATCGATTTTCCGCAATTACAAGTACAATCAGGAGTACGTCGAAAACCTGATTCGCAACTATGTCTTCCTCAACCGCGGCCTCACGATCATTCTCAATGGCGAAAAATATGCCTCGGAGAATGGTTTGAAGGACCTTTTGGAATTCAATACCACCGAAGAAGAACGTCGTTACCCCGTCATTCATTTCGCGGACGAAGACATCGAGGTAGCAATGACCCACGGTTCGCAGTACGGCGAACAATACTACAGCTTTGTCAACGGCCAAAACACCTCCCAAGGGGGTACGCACTTGGCAGCATTCCGCGAAGCGATTGTGAAGGCCGCGCGGGAATTTTACGGCAAGCCGTTTGAGGCAAGCGACGTGCGCGCAAGCATCGTGGGCGCGATCGCGGTGCGGGTGCAGGAGCCGGTCTTCGAATCCCAAACCAAAACCAAACTCGGCAGCGTCAATACCGAACCCAAGGGTGAGGGCAAGGTGATCCGGACGTGGATCAACGACATCGTCTCCAAGCAGCTCGACAACTTCCTGCACAAGAATCCGACGATTGCAGATGAGTTGCTGAAACGCATCCGCCAAAGCGAACGCGAGCGCAAGGACATTGCCGGCATCAAAAAGCTCGCCAATGACCGCGCCAAAAAGGCCAATTTGCACAACAAGAAGTTGCGCGACTGCAAAATCCACTTTGACACCCAGCACGAACGCAATGGCGAGACCGTGATCTTCATCACCGAGGGTGACTCGGCGAGCGGTTCGATCACGACCGCGCGCGATCCGCAGACGCAAGCCGTCTTCTCGTTGCGAGGTAAACCGCTCAACTGCCATGGGTTGACCAAGAAGATCGTTTACGAAAACGAGGAATTCAACCTGTTGCAGCACGCCCTCAACATCGAGGACGGCATCGAAGGGCTGCGTTACCACAAGATCATCGTCGCGACCGATGCCGACGTCGACGGGATGCACATTCGCTTGTTGTTGCTGACATTTTTCCTGCAATTTTTCCCTGAAATCGTGCGCAACGGGCATTTGTACATCCTGCAAACGCCGCTCTTCCGCGTGCGGAACAAGAAGGAAACCATCTATTGCTACGACGAAAACGAAAAGCAGGCAGCGATGGTCAAACTGGGCAAAAACCCCGAAATCACACGATTCAAAGGTTTGGGCGAGATTTCTCCGAATGAATTTGGAGCGTTTATTGGGGAGCACATGCGTTTGGATCCCGTGATCATCCGCAAGGATTCCAAGATCACGGAAATGCTGGATTACTACATGGGTAAAAACACGCCCGACCGTCAGGATTTTATCATTGACAACCTGCGGGTAGAGAAATTGACGGTGGAGGAGGTGGCCTAG